TTTTAACCGAGTTTAACACTCGCACTTGACGATTTCAAACTGTTAGAAATGATGAcaaacaaattgttttgcaataaggttatgtttatgttttttgacAGGTCATTACCTAACCGGAGGACATGATCATTGCgattatttccatttttttcgattttttaccTTCAGTTTTATTGGAAAAACATGGAATTCTAACATTAACCATTCATACTCAAATTAACTGGTTAattatattagttttttttaatattttggacCGTCCAACTGTTGCACAAGCAACAGGGCCGgcttgaaattttcaaaagggcacacgatttttttttgtctaataGTGGGAAGAATTTCTTGCTAGAAAGCCCCTGCCGGGGGTGAATCACCCCGACGATGATGTTGCGTTAAAAGACGCCAAAGTCACAATCGGCAATTACAAGCTGAAATCGGATATAACATACAAGGCGTCCAAAAATCAGCGAGAaacaacagtaaaaaaatacaaagagcTGCTTTTGTCGCGAGTTAAGGTGGCTCAATTGAATTTGAGCCAATTTTCggttaatttctttttttaagcaaTCAAACACCAGGcacaattttaatgaaaaagtcTGGGCTTTGCGCGAGGAAAAAATCGCGATTAGGGATGAACTACAAGTGTTGAACGAGAAATTGGACGAAATACATAAAGAAATTCCGGATGATTGTCGAAAAGAAGCTCCGATTGTTCGAGAACCGGAGGACTGCGAATTTCCCGAAAGGCATTTTGAAATTACCGTGACTATGGTAATGGAAGAGGAGGAATATGATGAAGGGAGTAGGAAAGAACCGGTAATTGTGACCGAATCGAAAGATTTCGATGCAATTGAAAAACAtgttttgccgaaaaataccaaaaaatttgACGCGAAAGAATGCGATGTTGCACTGCTTGATTTCGAATCATTGTgtagtttttccaaaaacgaGAAAAAAGACACTTTGTGGGAACACGATATTCGCACGCGGAGACTTCAAAGGAAGCTTTTCGAGCAAGACGTGATTATTGATGAAATGAACCGAAAAATCACCGATTTTGATGATAAAGTCGAAAAGTTGAACACTGAAAGATTCCAAGCCGAGGTGGACGCAAAAATCATTGATATTTTTATGGTGACAGTGCACCAAGAACTGCTCATTCTGAAGGAATTTGAAGCTTTGGAGTACACACTTCAGTCGAAAGTTAATCAGAAAATGTCCGAAGTTTTAGATATGAGAGACATTATCGACGAGATCAGCTCGAAAATCGTCGAACATAATTCCGACATCGAGAAGGCACAAGAGAAGATTAAATCGATAACAGTCAGTTTCACAAATGCGGTTCAAGATAacaagttttttgattttttgaggaaagtgtttcggaaaaaatacaaaccgCCAAAAGTGCACAAGGATGATGGTGAGATTGATGAAAATCTACAAGTTTTAAAACGTAAGTATTTTTACAGAATCGAGCTCCGAATCATCATCATCGTCAACGTCATCGACGGAATCTGACGATGATGGCAAAAGTATCGACTCGCGGGATTTCGGGATTATAAAACAGGACTTGAACGTTTGTCCTAAAGGGTGTGACCCTAGCGTTTACGAATATACGATCAATTCGCGTTCGGAGaggtaacaaaaaatttaaaaaaattataatttaatcatAGATAATGTAGACATCAAGTCGAACTTTTGATCAAAGAAGTATTAAAAATGATTGAAGTGTTGAAAAAGGACCTGGAAATACACAACAAGAAAGTGAAAGTGATTGAAAAAGACTTGCAAACGTGTCAAGACGAACTGGAAAAGTATCAAAGACAGAAACAGGATAAATTGAACGAAGTCCGGACTACCGTTATCTTGCGTTTGGATCAAATGAAACATTTGGCAGAGGAATACAAAACTAGCGGGATTATGGACACTCTTATCTTTTCCAAAGAGCGTCTCTCCTATCTCTATAAACGAGTTGAAGAGTTGCAAATTGAAACTGAACACCAAGTGAGCCGACACAGACTCAATGTCAAGCACTACACTCGCATGCAAACCGATTGCCGATACATGGCaacaagaataaaatactTGCAGGAAGTAATCACcgataaaatgaaaatgaaatttgGTAAAGTGATCGATATTAACGAAATTGAAGTAGCTATGCTTAAACGCACTTTTGGGCGAGACGATTTACACGATTTGGAAGAAGTCCTCTTGAAGAAAATCGTCCATGATTTGCGCTTATCCATGATGGATATTAAGGGCTTGTACATTGATCAGTTGCATTTTTGGAAGGAAAAAATCTCGCAAACTCAGAAGGAACTGACTTATGTTTTACGCCACAATACGTCTCAGCAAGAACTGTTGACTTATTTGGTGAATGAGAAAGTTGAGTTGGCTCAGAGTCTGATGAGTCAAGAGAAGAAGAAACTACACATTGCCAGTGTTGGTGACATTACGCGAAGATACAGCgaagaaatcgaaaaattgcaAGCGATTATTTCGGAACAAAACCAACAAATCCAAGAATTGAAggacgaaattaaattattgaggACCAAAGGAATGGTCCTCAAGCCGAAAGAAGTGAAGAAGGAAGAACCGGAAGAAGAGCCAGTGGCTTGGGAGCATATCAAGGACTGGGGAGAGGAAATTGAGGAAGAGGAGGAGGAAAGTTTAAGGAAACCGTTCTCGACGGAAATTGTGATCCCAACAACGTAAGTCTTGTAGTGTTGTTATGAATTGTATAATTTCTGATAGTTTGCAAGAGAAATCGCAAGAGGTCGCTACTGAACTGATCCAAGAAATGCTTGAAGCGCTAGACGTGAAACTGACGAAACGATCGAATGAGAATTTCGTTAAGGAGATTTTGGGGTCGGTAATGCGTGGCTTAAGTATGACGGAACTTGTCGAAGAGTTGGTCCGGAACTTGCCGATTGAACCCGATGATGTTCAAAGGGGTATTATTGAGACTACAGCCGAGCAATTGTACGTGGTCCAAGAACCAGATGCTGAAGCTGAAGATAAATTCTTTTCTTGTCGGGAAATTCTCGAAGATATCGTTGATGAAATTCTACTAGTTAAAGGGGAGCCGCATTCGGTTATGGCCCGACTCATTACGAAACTAGTCGAGCAATTACCGATTGATTTTCTCAAAGAGCAGTCTAGTTTGGAATATATTGTTAAAAGAATGGTAACAAGCGAATTAGAAACCAAGTTGAACCGTTCCGATGTTATGAGCTTGTTACGGAGCAAGGAAGCACGGGAAATTTTGGATGAAATAATTCAAACTGTTTTCGATTCGGGTCTTGATTTATTGTATTTGATTAAAGACGAATAAAAATTCTATAAAAATAGACAATGCGTAACGGGTTTATTTATCATTGGCGAGGAGCGACAAGTATTGATTGAGGAACAGTTCTTCCTGAACCAAAGTCAGATCTAAATGGTCATCATCCACCATGGAAATATCACCAGCTATGCGCTTGAACGCCTCgtcctttttttctttttttgccACATCAACTACTTGCGAGCTCGAATCTGATTAAATAAGTACATGATAtggtgcaaaaaaattatttaccagCTTTCAAAATGGACCAATCCCCATCGATAATCCCGTTATTGGCCAATAAATCCTCAGCTGCTTTCATAATATCACCACCATGTTTGTGCAACGCTAACTTGGACATGGTCGGATCAAACCCTGCCGCTTCCAACTGTTTACGTTTAGTCTGCGGTCCGCCTAACTACAACTTACCTCCGGCACTAGATCATTAATCAATGCCAAAAATTCAATACTCTTGCTCTGACTGGGACCAGGCTGTGGGTGCTCTTGAATATACTGAATACTATCCGAAATGACATTATTGGTGTGTTTCAAGGCAATGCGCGCCGCCTCCTTGTTAAACCCCATATTGACTagaattttaacaaagttGGGGTCCACGTATTGTTTACCGTCAATACATTTCCCCAACTTCAttctttttctaaaatacGTGTAACAGTAATTTTTGTAACGGACAGTTAACAACACCTTTGCAAAATTTCCTCAGCCAAGGCTTTCTGTCTAGCTTGCGACCTTTGATTTCTATTCTCGTCGATATAATTGGCCGCTTTATTAACGTCACCGCCAGTGGCTCGCAACCCCAACCGAGCCTCGGCCATAGAATAGCCCAGTTCTACCAACATTGTAACACTATCATCCTCGACTTTGAGGGCCGAAAGCTCCTCTTGTGCCtttttcagtaattttaaCGCCTCATTTCGCTTGTTTTTGTGGTACAAAACTATGGCCTGGAGCAGGTGGAGGCGCATAAACAAAGTCGCCTCATTGCCTAAATAACCAAAATTAAGGGCCGACttcacaaatttattttaattacctgTGACACCTTTTACAGCCTTGAGCCGCTCCAAATTCGGCCCATAACTGGCATGAAACCGCTCTTCGCACCTTTTAAGCCTCTCAAAGGCCTCCGGTAAATTCGCAACACTTTGCAAACACAAATAACACCAGGCAATATCGAGGTCTAGTAGAGCGTAATTATCaacactatttaaaatttgcgaagTACAGCGTTTGAATTCTTCGTCGgcttcaagaaaaaaaatcaaagcacGCGAGTAATCTTCACGTTTTAAAGCGCTTCGCCCTTTCTCATGCAAGGCCATTGCCACAACTAAGGCCCGTTTTTCCTCAGGAGGAATTTTGACAATATTGCCAAACTGATCCTCCAATTGAAGATATTCATTATCGAGGGCTAAAAGGCGCGAGTCGGTTTTCACTCCCTCCAGTTCACGGATCTGGTTTTCGGTTTCTTTAAGCTCGGGAGACATTTCCGAAAATGTGATTGCCATAATTTGTTGGCCGTTTTTCACACCTTGACTGCTCAAATTCTCAGAATCGGATAATACTTTCCCGGCGTGAATTAACTtcaatctttaaaaaaacctaaacgggggctaattacaaaaaatgactTACTTATCACGACTCATGTTTATTTCCTTCGCAATAATTTCCTTAACATCGGAGCCCCGTAACGACAATAACAATTCTTTCGTGAGCATTCGTGGGGGGCTATTCGGATGCAAGATCTTGATTTTAAGCGTTGCCTCGCCTGATTCTTTGTAAtggttgttttgttttaaattctccagtgaatttttttggagtTCGAGAAGTGCCTCGTAACAATTATCAACAGAAGCGTTAATGTCTTGACTGTAATTTTGGGCCAAATTCTGGACACTGAGACGGTTATTTAAGGCGTGACAAGTCAAGGGGCTCACCTTTAACGTGTTTACTGAGGGACCACTTGTCTCACTAAAATACGGATCTAGCCAAAGTTTCACATTGTTCTTACGCAAATTATCCCTGATTTGCAAAAGAATGTCTTCTTTTTGCAGATGAGAAGAACACGGGttcatttttgcaattttcaagTCATCAAATTTGACACACGAGTGTTTGTTTACATCATGTCAAACGTCACGTGACTATGGCCACGTGCTAAAGCCAGGATGCGATCACTTTTACGTTAATAAAGCGAAACAAACGGGTgtcaatttaaatatttttgatttcgtAATGAACCGTAACATTatattttgacaattatttgccTATTTGGtctttatgtaatttttaaaacgccgGTGAAATGATAAAGGGAAGAAAAAATCCCTAGAATAATTTGACAGAAGACAGTTGTGTAACGAAAAAGTCATTAACCCCAAGAATGCCccgtttaatttaagtttaattagGTGAAACGAACGTTTAGCTCAAACAACTGCCAAAATGGGTGAGTGTTTACCACTTTTATCCTCGCCAATCGTAAATTATCCTTATCTTATCTGAAGGCGTGGCACCTGCTGTTCTACGATCATTATCAGTCTTAGTCatttaaattgtttcattCGCGCAAAAATGGCTCGGCCTCCGCCTCAAGAGACCAATTTTGATCTAGAACAGCAAGATGCCCTGATTCGGTCCCGCCTAAGTCTCAACACCATCGTCACAAATCCTGACAAAGGTGCGTCCGTCCTACACCTCCACTTGATCTAATTCTCTCGTAGGATTCTGTGATTCATGCTTGACTCGTATCCCGTACGCTACACTCATTGCAACGATACAATGTGCCTTAGGGGTTGTTATTTTCTGCGGTACCATGTACCGAGGGGCGACCCTTGCCGTTCTAATGTTCAGCGATGTTTTCAAGATGCAATTATTCTGGTACGTTACGAATAGAGCGAATCGTTTGTTTGATTGGGGGTTTTAGGGTCGATGCTGTTAAAATGACATTTGTGATAATAGGGGCGTGTATGGGGGCCCTGGGGTTAATGATCCTTACGGTGGGGTGTCTCGCGACGGGGGCCACCCGACATAAGGTTTACCGGGCTTGGCGGTCACGAGTAGGTGGCAGAGTCAGCTGTGCGATTGTAattcttaacttttttaattggcTTGTGTTATGTGGGTGTTTTTAGTTTATGGCGATCACGTACATCTTACAATTGTTGTGgattgtcattttttgctttctGGTGATTGCAACGTTtctatttacgattttttggaaaatgtgCACAAATGAACGAGTCGCGACGTTCCAGGATTGCATCGATTTTACTCAATTTTGTAAGTTGGTTTTTGGGGCGagaattgtaataaaattcgGTCAGATTTCATGTTTCCACAAGGGACGAAGCAAGAACACATGAAAGTGTGTGGCGAACACAATGTGAAAGTGTTTTGCAAGGATTATacggaaaaaatcgaaatcaTGGTTATTCTAGCAACGGTTGCGTCAGTTTTAGTAATATTGAGTTTGGTAagcttcttttttttaaccattcaCGAAAATTATTGCGCTAAGGTTAGTTCTAAGAGGTTGACTTGTAGGTGCATTATTTGATGTGTCTGGCGGCAAATTA
The sequence above is a segment of the Tribolium castaneum strain GA2 chromosome 9, icTriCast1.1, whole genome shotgun sequence genome. Coding sequences within it:
- the LOC663197 gene encoding NEDD8 ultimate buster 1; amino-acid sequence: MNPCSSHLQKEDILLQIRDNLRKNNVKLWLDPYFSETSGPSVNTLKNLAQNYSQDINASVDNCYEALLELQKNSLENLKQNNHYKESGEATLKIKILHPNSPPRMLTKELLLSLRGSDVKEIIAKEINMSRDKLKLIHAGKVLSDSENLSSQGVKNGQQIMAITFSEMSPELKETENQIRELEGVKTDSRLLALDNEYLQLEDQFGNIVKIPPEEKRALVVAMALHEKGRSALKREDYSRALIFFLEADEEFKRCTSQILNSVDNYALLDLDIAWCYLCLQSVANLPEAFERLKRCEERFHASYGPNLERLKAVKGVTGNEATLFMRLHLLQAIVLYHKNKRNEALKLLKKAQEELSALKVEDDSVTMLVELGYSMAEARLGLRATGGDVNKAANYIDENRNQRSQARQKALAEEILQRKRMKLGKCIDGKQYVDPNFVKILVNMGFNKEAARIALKHTNNVISDSIQYIQEHPQPGPSQSKSIEFLALINDLVPELEAAGFDPTMSKLALHKHGGDIMKAAEDLLANNGIIDGDWSILKADSSSQVVDVAKKEKKDEAFKRIAGDISMVDDDHLDLTLVQEELFLNQYLSLLANDK
- the M6 gene encoding neuronal membrane glycoprotein M6-a isoform X2, with product MGFCDSCLTRIPYATLIATIQCALGVVIFCGTMYRGATLAVLMFSDVFKMQLFWVDAVKMTFVIIGACMGALGLMILTVGCLATGATRHKVYRAWRSRVGGRVSCAIFMAITYILQLLWIVIFCFLVIATFLFTIFWKMCTNERVATFQDCIDFTQFYFMFPQGTKQEHMKVCGEHNVKVFCKDYTEKIEIMVILATVASVLVILSLVHYLMCLAANYAHIRDHEKFQELQDLQMLSDNDVLAGKDRF
- the M6 gene encoding neuronal membrane glycoprotein M6-a isoform X1; translated protein: MARPPPQETNFDLEQQDALIRSRLSLNTIVTNPDKGFCDSCLTRIPYATLIATIQCALGVVIFCGTMYRGATLAVLMFSDVFKMQLFWVDAVKMTFVIIGACMGALGLMILTVGCLATGATRHKVYRAWRSRVGGRVSCAIFMAITYILQLLWIVIFCFLVIATFLFTIFWKMCTNERVATFQDCIDFTQFYFMFPQGTKQEHMKVCGEHNVKVFCKDYTEKIEIMVILATVASVLVILSLVHYLMCLAANYAHIRDHEKFQELQDLQMLSDNDVLAGKDRF